From the genome of ANME-2 cluster archaeon:
GCCTGATATTGAACCTGGCAGCCAGCAGGTCATCATGGACGTCCGCGTGTGACACTTCTATGCATGCCAGGGCTCCCTTCGCCCGGGTGTGTGCCATATTTTTCTTTTGAACAAGCTGTTTCAGGGGTCTATTGGATCGATAATAACAGCCCCACCTTTCTCCACTCCCCTGCGCTGTCCCTGCTGCTGCTGACCTGGTGTGGACGGTTGTATTATTTTGTAGTGCGTGGAGTGGCGCCACGGCTGTTGAAATATATAATTAGTACAATTTAAACCAGGAAAGAACACACATCCAGAGGACCATGCTCCTTTGCAATGAATAAAATAATGAACCCCCCCTCAGCCCTTACGTTGCTGAGTCGGGTTTGGGTGCTGCTATACAATAACAACCATTTAAACAACTGACCCTGACACCGCAGCCCGCAAGGGCGGTATGGTGGCAGCCAGCCTTGTTGCTTTAATTGAACCGCAGAGTACGCGGAGTGAGCAGAGCGTTTTTACTTTTCTCTGCGCACCTCAGCGGTTCGCATTGACCTGCTCTCCCGCCCCCCCACCGCACTGGTGACTGTGCTGGGGTGTGTATACACATGAAAGAGTAATGTAAATTCAACCTACTGCTTCACCTGGCTCTGTACCTGATAAGTTCCACGAACAGCGACGTCAGAAGATCCGTTATGCCACGCGACTATTTGAAGCTATCTTTTTCAACAGGGATGTGCTACTAAATGCAACATGTGATAAGAAAAGCTTATTAGTGAATGGTTCGAAATACTGAGTACGCAAGTGAAGAGGTAACAATCATGAGCAGTGCTACATCTATAATTACATCCAGTGGTGCAGATGCGTTGGTCCGGGGAGGGGTATATTCAACAAAAAATGAACTTTTAGATGATGCTTTAAGAACCTTTTTTGAGTTCAGGAAGGATATGCGGATAACAGCTGTGGTAGAGATGTATAAGGCA
Proteins encoded in this window:
- a CDS encoding UPF0175 family protein produces the protein MVRNTEYASEEVTIMSSATSIITSSGADALVRGGVYSTKNELLDDALRTFFEFRKDMRITAVVEMYKADEISISKAAELAGVSTEEIKDFLAKAGVKIRRGFSRNKGSELAELVR